CGGTCTCGGAGCGGTGGCTGTGGAAGACCGGGTGGGTGAGGTACTCGTCCTCGCGCAGCAGCCCGGCGGGCAGCGCGTCCGCGTCCTCGGCGATCTCCGCGGGGACGCCGAACGCGGCGAACACGGCCGCCAGGTGCTCGCGGGTGGTGGTCTCGTCGCAGGACACCGAGACCCGGTCGCCGTCGACCCGGTGCACGTTGACGCCGCCGGCCAGCGCCGCGGCGACGACCGCGTCGGCCCGGCCCGGGACGACGGCGGTCACGGTGTCGAAGAAGGCCTCGTGGGCGAGCTCGACGCCGCCCGCGCGCAGGCCGGCGGCGAGCGCGGCGGCGTAGCGGTGGGTGCGGCGGGCGATGTCGGCCAGGCCGTCGGGGCCGTGGTAGACGGCGTACATCGAGGCCATCACGGCGAGCAGCACCTGGGCGGTGCAGATGTTGGAGGTGGCCTTCTCGCGGCGGATGTGCTGCTCGCGGGTCTGCAGGGCCAGCCGGTAGGCGCGGTTGCCGTCGGCGTCGACGGAGACGCCGACCAGGCGGCCGGGCAGGTTGCGGGCGTACTCGGCGCGCACGGCCAGGTAACCGGCGTGCGGGCCGCCGAAGCCCATCGGGACGCCGAAGCGCTGCGAGGTGCCGCAGGCGATGTCGGCGCCGAGCTCGCCGGGCGAGCGCAGCAGGGTGAGGGCGAGCAGGTCGGCGGCGACCGCGACGACCGCGCCGAGCTCGTGGGCCCGGTCGATGACCGGCTTGATGTCGCGGACGGCCCCGGAGGCGCCCGGGTACTGGAGCAGCACGCCGAAGACGCCGCGCTCGGCGACCTCGGCGGGGATGCCCGCGGACAGGTCGGCGGTGACGACCTCGACGCCGGTCGGCTCGGCGCGGGTCTCGATCACGGCGACGGTCTGCGGCAGGGTGTCCGCGTCGACCAGGAAGACGCCGGCCTTGTTCTTGGTGACGCGCCGGGCCAGGGCCATCGCCTCGGCGGCGGCGGTGCCCTCGTCGAGCAGCGAGGAGCCGGAGGTGTCCAGGCCGGTCAGGTCGGCGACCACGGTCTGGAAGTTGAGCAGCGCCTCCAGCCGGCCCTGCGAGATCTCCGGCTGGTACGGGGTGTAGGCGGTGTACCAGGCCGGGTTCTCCAGCACGTTGCGCAGGATCACCGGCGGGGTGAAGGTCCCGTAGTAGCCGAGGCCGATCATCGAGGTGAGGACCTGGTTGCGGCCGGCCAGCTCGCGCAGCTCGGCGAGCACCTGGGCCTCGCTGCGGCCGGCCGGCAGGCCGAGCGCGGTGAGGCTGCGGATGGCGTCGGGGACGGCGGCCTCGGACAGCTCGTCCAGGGAGGCGTACCCGACCTGGGCCAGCATCTTCTGCTGGGCGTCGCTGTCGGGGCCGATGTGGCGGTGCTCGAAGGGGCTGGCCTGCTCAAGGTCGCTGAGCGTCGGCTGGGCGTTCATGGGGGTCGGGCCTCCTGGTCGCGGACCGGCGGTGGTACGCACGCGGTCGGCGGCCGTGGGAGCGCCTGGGCGTACGAACCCGTCAGCCTCCCCCTCTGTCATCGGTACCTGAGAGCTTCGCACGTCCGGACCGCACGGGCCCGGACGGCTTGCACCGTCGGCGAGGGCGGGGCCGGCCGGCTCCGGTGCCGACGGTCCTGCCCTGCTTTCCAGAGTGACCTGTTCTCGCTCGGTACGGATGCCTGAGAGATTCCGGGGAGGGGTTGCTCCTTCGGCGTCCCGCATCCCCCGTTCGGCGGGATCGGGACTCTCCCGAGCGGGCTCGGCGGTCGCCTCCGAGGTTACCAGCGCGGGCCCTTCGGATCACCGGTGCGGCCCTGTGATCTGCCCCGGACGGCGGTGTCCGGAGTGCCGCCGTCCGTTACGTGCCGTTTGGTGTGAAGTGGCGGCCCGGCACGCTCCTCCGGCCGCCGCCCGGACGTCCCTGAGGAGCAGCAGGACTGGAGGACAGCGTGCAGACCGATATCGATCCGCGCGACCTGATCGGACACAAGGCGGTCGACCGGAACGGTGACAAGATCGGCACGGTCGACGAGGTGTACCTGGACGACGCCACCGGCGAACCGGAGTGGGCGGCCGTCCGCACCGGGATCTTCGGCCGGGACGCCTTCGTCCCGCTGACCACCAGCGAGTTCTCGGGCGACGAACTGCGCGTCCCGTACGACAAGTCGCTGATCAAGGAGTCCCCGGACTTCGGCGTGGGCCAGCACCTCTCGCCGGCCCAGGAGCTGCAGCTGTACCGCTACTACGGGCTGGACACCGGCGGCGACACCGGCTCGGGCCCGACGGCGAAGACGGCGGCGGCCGGAACGGCCGGAACGGCCGGGGCCGCCGAGGCGGGAGCGAAGGAGCACCCACGCCAGGAGCCCCCGGCGGACCGCGACTTCGGCACCGTCGCCTCCTCCCCCTACCCCGCGCCCGCCCCGACCCCCGCCCCCGCGCCCACCGCCGAGGCCGCGGCCGCCGCCCCGGCCGCCTTCACGGCGGCGAAGTCCGGGCCCGCGTCGCCCCAGCAGCACGCCCAGGCGCAGCCCCAGGCCCAGACGCAGGCACAGAGTCAGGGCCAGGGCCAGGGCCAGGACCAGCAGAGCCAGGGCCGGCAGGCCCCGGGCCAGGCGGCCCCGACCGCGCCGGTGGAGATCACCTGCCGCGAGGAGCGGATCGACATCAGCACCGAGTGGCACGAGGTGGGCACCACCCGGCTGCGCAAGTACGTGACCACCGAGCAGGTGGAGCGCCGGGTGCCGGTGGTCCGCGAGCGGGTGCGGGTGGAGCGCATCCCGGTGTCGGACGCGGAGCGGGCGGCGCTGAGCGAGCAGGAGATCGCCGAGGCGGTCGAGGAGGTCACCCTGCGCGAGGAGCGCCCGGTGGTGCGCAAGTACCTGGCGCCGATCGAGCGGGTGCGCCTGGTGGTCGAGCGGTACACCGAGGAGGAGGTGGTCCGCGAGGAGCTGCGCCGCGAGCAGGTGGAGGTGCACGACGCGACCACCGGCAGCGGCGGCGGGGACGGCGAGGCGCGGCAGCAGCGCCAGCCGTGGAACGCGCAGCCGCAGTCGCCGACGGCGGCGAAGCCCCAGTCGGGCGCGAACGGCGGCCCGGAGCACGCCCGTCCGGAGCCGCTGCGCTCCTGACGCCGCGTCGGCCCGTCCGGCCCCGGTCCGCCCAGGCGGTCCGGGGCCGGCGCTTTGCCAAAGCTTCACCAATCGATATTTGACAGAGTGAAGCATCTCCCGACATCGTTGCTTCAGTTCCTGCACTATCGCCTGCCTGAAGCAACATGACGGAGGAGTCCCCCGTGCGTGAGGCACCACAGCCCACCCCCACGGCCGCCCAGCCCACCAGTGCCCGGGTCCTGCCCGCCCTGATCCTGGCCATGCTGGCGTTCAGCGTGGTGCAGACCGCGGTCGTCCCGATCCTGCCGGGCCTGGCCCGCGAGCTGAACGTCTCGGGCTCCAACATCACCTGGCTGATGACCGCGAACCTGCTCTCCGCGGCGGTCCTCACCCCGCTGCTGGGCCGCTTCGGCGACCTGCGCGGACGCAAGCCCATGCTGCTGGTCTCGCTGGCCGGCCTGGTGCTCGGCTCCGGCCTCGCGGTGGCCACCCACTCCTTCACCTGGCTGGTGGTGGCCCGGGTGCTGCAGGGCGCGGGCGGCGGCGTGCTGCCGCTGGCGATCAGCATCGTCCGCGACGAGCTGCCCCGGCACAAGGTCACCGGCGGCGTCGCCGCGATCTCCGCCTCGATGGGCGTCGGCTCCGGCCTCGGCCTGGTCGCCACCGGCCTGCTGCTGGAGCACTGGAGCTACAAGTCGATCTTCTGGATGGGCCTGGTCTTCGGCCTGATCGCGGTCGCGCTGGTGGTCCTGCGGGTGCCCGCCGACCCGGTCACCGAGAAGGAGGGCGGCGCCGACCCACTCGGTGCGCTCACCCTGGCCGGCTGGCTCTCCGCCCTGCTGATCGCCGTCAGCCAGGGCAACCACTGGGGCTGGACGTCCACCCGCACCCTCGGCCTGTTCGCCGTCGCCGCCGTGGTCGCCCTGCTCTGGCTCCTGGTCGAGTCCAAGGTCGCCCACCCGCTGGTCGACCTGTCGATGATGGCCCGCCCCGCCGTCGCCTTCACCAACCTCTCCGGCCTGCTGATCGGCTTCGGCATGTACGGCTCGTTCATGGTGATCAGCAACTTCGCGCAGACCCCGGAGAAGCTCACCCACTACGGCTTCACCGCGACCGTCCTGCACGCCGGCATCATGCTGCTGCCCTCCGCGATCGGCTCGATGGTCGCCGCCCCGCTCGGCGCCCTGCTGATCGCCCGCCGCGGCCCCCGCCTCCCGCTGGTCCTCGGCGGCTTCCTCGGCGCGGTCTCGATGGCCTACCTGGCGCTGCGCCACGGCGCCGAGTTCGACCTCTACTTCTCCTCCGCGGTCTTCGGCCTCGGCGTCGGCCTCGCCTACGCCGCGATGCCCGCCTACATCAACGGCGCCGTCCCGGCCGAGCAGTCCGGCATCGCCAACGGCATGAACGCCGTGCTGCGCACCGTCGGCGGCGCGGTCGGCACCGCCGTGATGAGCGCGATCCTGACCGGCGACACCCTCAAGCTGCCGGTGCCCGTGCAGCTCCCCACCGAGAACGCCTACCAGAACGCCTTCTGGGTGGCCGGTGCGATGTGCCTGGTCGCCGCGGCCGTCCCGTTCGCCATCCGCACCGCCAAGTCCGCCGCCACCCCCGCCGAGCAGACCGCCCCGGCGCTCACCAAGACCGACGCCTGACGGCGTCACCCTCGCGTCCTGGACACACGCGAGCAGCGGCAGCACCCCCCGCCAAGGGCATCGGCGGGGGGTGCTCCCGTTCCTCCCCCGCGCTCCCCGGCTCCCCCGCGCTCCCACGTACACCCGGCCCGCCCGGCTCCCCCGCGCTCACCCGGCCGGGGGCCTGAGCGGCAGCGCCCCCGAGGGCTCCAGCTCCCCGTCCCCCACCGCGAACGTCCGCACCCGCCCGACCGCCGAGTACGGCGTCTCGAAGCGCACCGTGACCCGGCCGACCCCGCTGCCCTGCACCCAGCCGGGCCCGAACTCACGGTGCGTCACGTCCTGCCCGGGCCACCACCGGCGGACCGCCGGGTCGCTCTCCACCTCCTCCGCCACCAGCTCCTCGGCCACCGCCGCCGTCCCCGACTCGCGCTCCTCCCGCTCCAGTTGGGCGAACAGGTCCTCCTGGGTGTAGTCCGCGAGCTGGGCCACGCCCACGCCCAGCAGCCGCACCCCGCCCGTGACGTCGACCTGCATCGCCAGCCGCCGGGCCGTCGCCGCGACCACCTCCTCGTCGTCCGTCGGGCCGCGCAGCGTCTCGGAGCGGGTCAGCGTCGAGAAGTCGAAGCGGCGGACCTTCAGCACCACCGTCCGCCCGGAGCGCCCGGCCGCCCGCAGCCGGCGCACGCACCGCGCGGCGAGCTGCTCGATCTCGCGCAGGATGCGGTCCCGGTCGGCGAGGTCGACCTCGAAGGTGTCCTCCACCGACACCGACTTGGCGTCCCGGTCCGGCACCACCGGCCGCTCGTCCCAGCCGATCGCCATCTGGAACACGCCCGCGCCGTGCGCCTTGCCGAGCAGCCCGACCAGCTCCTCGAACCCGGCCTCCGCCAGGTCCGCCACCGTGGTCAACCCGGCCCGGCGCAGCGCCTGTTCGGTGGCGGGGCCGATCCCGGGCAGCGCGCGCACCGGCATCGGGGCGAGCACCGACCGCTCGGAGCCGGGCTCGATCAGCACCAGCCCGTCCGGCTTGGCCCGCTCGGAGGCGATCTTGGCCATCAGCTTGGAGCCGGCCGCGCCGACGGACGCGGTCAGCCCGGTGTGCTGCACGATGTCGGCCCGCAGGTCCTCGGCCAGCGCCAGCACCAGCTGCGCCCCCGCCGCGGGCGTGGCCGCCGCGGCCAGCGCGGGCCCGTACGGCCCGGCCGCCAGGTCGACGAACGCCTCGTCCAGGCTGAGCGGCTCGACCAGCGGGGAGCGCTCCCGCAGCAGGGCCATGACGATCTCGCTGTTGGCCCGGTACGCGTCGAAGCGGCCGGTCAGGAACGCCGCGTTCGGGCACAGCCGGCGGGCCTGCGCCATCGGCATCGCCGAGTGGACGCCGAACTTCCGGGCCTCGTAGGAGGCGGTGGAGACCACGCCGCGCCCGCCGAGGCCGCCGACGATGACGGGCTTGCCGCGCAGGCTCGGCTTGGACGCCTGCTCCACCGCGGCGAAGAAGGCGTCCATGTCGAGGTGGATGATGCTCGGCACGGTCCGCACGGCTCGATCATCCCGCGCGGCACCGACAATCCGGCTCAGCCCCCGGCGCCCTCCTGCGCCGCCGCGTCCGCGAGCCCCCGCGCCACCCCGTCCTCGCGCGGCCCCAGCAGCGTCGGGTCCGGCCGCAGCAGCACGTTCGCCGCGGCCTTCACCGCGCCGCCGATCTCCCGCACCCCGCCGTACTTCCAGGTGGTGTCGTGCAGCTCGTCCACCCCGACCGCGTACGCGTCGATCCCGGCCGCCTCGCACAGCGCCAGCGCCCGCCGGACGTGGAAGGTCTGGCTGACCAGCACCGCCCGGTCGACGCCGAAGAGCCGGTGCGCCCGGCTGCACGAGTCCCAGGTGTCGAAGCCCGCGTAGTCGCCCACCACCCGCACCGAGGGCACCCCGCGCGCGATCAGGTACGCGCGCATCGCGTCGGTCTCGTCGTACTGGACGGTGCCGTTGTCGCCGGTCACCAGGATCACCCGCACCTTGTGCGCCCGGTACAGCTCCAGCGCCGCGTCCAGCCGGTGCGCCAGGTACGGGGAGGGCTCGCCGTCCACCAGCCCGGCGCCGAACACCACGGCGACCGGGGCCTCGGGCGCGCTGGCCACCGTGCCGACCTCCGCCGACTCGGCCAGGTACAGCCAGGTGATCGGCGCCAGCCCCAGCGCGGAGCACAGCACCACCGCCTGGAACCAGCGCCGCTGCCGCCGCCGGTCCACCGGCCGCACCGCGCGCCACACCGACCGCGCCCGCAGTCCCGCGCACCTCAAGATCGTCGACACACCGACCAGGACGAACGGAACGGGCCCGCCGGTTCCCCGCGCGGCCCGCGGGGCCCCCGCGGTCAGACCGCGCGGTTGCGGCGCTGCGCCAGTTCGTCGCCCGGGTCGTGGCCGACCAGCGTCTCGCCGGTGTCGGTGCGCTCGCCGTGCAGCCGGCCCAGCGCGGTCTCCAGCTCCTGCCAGACCGCGCCGACCGCGATGCCGAACACGCCCTGGCCGCCGTTGAGCAGGTCGACCACCTGCTGCGGCGAGGTGCACTCGTAGACCGTCGCGCCGTCGCACATCAGGGTCAGCCCGGTCAGGCCCTCCTGGTCGGCGGACTGCAGGTGGGTGACGGCCACCCGGATGTTCTGCAGCGACACGCCGGCGTCCAGCAGCCGCTTGACGATCTTCAGCAGGAGGATGTCCCGGAAGCTGTACAGCCGCTGCGCGCCGGCCGGGTACGCGGAGCGCACCGAGGGCTCCAGCAGGCCGGTGCGCGCCCAGTAGTCCAGCTGCCGGTAGGTGATGCCGGCGGCGGCGCAGGCCGTCGGGCCGCGGTAGCCGACCAGCGCGGACGTCGGGGCGAGCCGCTCGATCGCGGGCTGCCCGGGCTGGACGGCCGGGAAGCGGCCGAGCCGGGGCAGTTCCTCGGCCTCGGGTTCGGGCCGCCAGGGCCGCCCGATCAGCGCACGGCCGGCCCGCGGCACGTGCACCGCGCACAGCGCTCCGGAACGCGTCTCGTCGCCGGTGCCGCTCATCGCCAACCTCCGTCCGTTGCGCCCGAGGCCCCCCGGGTCCCCGCAGGGGCCCCGCCGGGACCCGGGCTGCGGGTGGCCCGTCCGGCGGGCCATCACCTGACGGTAGGCAGTCGCCAAAGCACCGTCAACGATCGCCACGCCGGGGGCTTCCACAAACTTCACCCCATCGAGTGGTTATTCGTGCCCCATGTGTGGGTAGCCGGAGGTATTCCCGGCTTAACGGAGTTGCGACCCGCCGCCGACCGGGCTAGCGGGCGGACCGGCCGTCCGGCCACCGCGGGCCACCGGCCCCGACGGCCCCGGCACCGCGCCGCGACTACTGCTGGCCGCCCCCGAAGTCCTCCGGCGAGACCTGGTCCAGGAACTCCCGGAACTTCTCGACCTCGTCCTCCTGCTCGTCCGGGATCGAGATGCCGGCCTCCGCCAGCACCTCCTCGCTCCCGTAGATGGGCGTGCCGGTGCGCAGCGCCAGCGCTATCGCGTCCGAGGGGCGCGCGCTCACCTCGACACCACCGGCGAACACCAGGTCCGCGTAGAACACCCCGTCCCGCAGGTCGTTGATGCGCACCTCGGTCAGCTGCTGCCCCAGCGCCCCGAGCACGTCCTTGAACAGGTCGTGCGTCAGCGGGCGCACCGGGGTCATGCCCTGCTGGGCGAAGGCGATCGCGGTGGCCTCACCCGGCCCGATCCAGATCGGCAGGTAGCGGTCACCGCCGACCTCCCGCAGCAGCACGATCGGCTGGTTTGAGGGCATCTCCACCCGGACACCCACGACGTCGAGCTCATTCACACCAGCAACCCTATGGCGCGCGCCCCCGATAGGAAAGCGCAGCAGGCAGCGGCCGCCGTGATCAGGACCGCCGCCGGCCCGCCCGCCACCGGCCGTTCAGGACCGGGCCCGCAGCCCCGCCTGCACCATCGCCGCGTGCAGCCGCACCGACAAGGTGGCCAGTTCCCGTGCCGTCGCCTCGGCGTGCGCCCGGGTCTGCGGGTTGCGGTGCCGCCGCAGCGGCGCCACCACCTGCTCCACCAGAGCCACCTCGCGCTCGGCCGCCGCCTTCATCGCCCGCAGGTGCCGCGGCTCCAGGCCGAACCGGCCCAACTCCGCCACCAGCCGCGCGATCTGCAGCGCCTCGCCGTCGTACCCGCCGTCCGGCCCCGGCTGCACCAGGCCGTACGACTCCCACTCGACGAGCTCGCGCTCCTGCGCCTCGGCCGCCGCGATCAGCTCGGCCCGGCCCAGCCGCACCCCGCCGGGCGCCGCGGCCGCGGCCGCCAGCTCCCGGTCCGCCTCCTCCAGCGGCCCCGGACGGGACTCCGCCCCCGGCAGCGCCGGGGGCTGCTCGCCGCGCTCGATCGCGTCCAGGTGCTCGCGGATCACCCGCAGCGGCAGGTAGTGGTCGCGCTGCATCCGCAGCACGTACGCCAGGCGCTCCACGTCCGCCGCCGAGAACTTCCGGTAGCCGGACGGGGTGCGCTGCGGCTCGACCAGGCCCTCCGCCTCCAGGAAGCGGATCTTGGAGATCGTCACCTCCGGGAAGTCGTCCCGCAGGAAGGCCAGCACCGCGCCGATCGACAGCAGCTCGTCACCCCGCCGGCGCGCCTCGCCCGTGCGGCGCGAGGCCGGCACGGGCGAGGACCCGAGGGACGGGGTAGGAATCTGTGGGGTCACTCGGGCTCCAAACGGAGAAGTGGTCAGTACCCCCGGTGGTGGCTGGCGAAGAACACCAGCCGGTACTTCCCGATCTGCACCTCGTCGCCGTTGCCGAGCAGCACCTCGTCGATCCGCTCCCGGTTCACGTAGGTGCCGTTCAGGCTGCCCACGTCCGCGACCGAGAAGCCGCCGTCGTGCTGCCGACGGAACTCCACGTGCCGACGCGACACCGTCACGTCGTCCAGGAAGATGTCACCCTGCGGGTGCCGCCCCGCCGTGGTCACGTCCGAGTCCAGCAGGAACCGGCTGCCCGAGTTCGGGCCGCGCTGCACGATCAGCAGCGCCGAGCCCGGCGGCAGCGCGTCGATCGCCGCCATCACCTCGGCCGACAGCGCCGGCGTGGCGCCCGTCGAGGTCGCGGTCGGGTCGTACGACTCGATGCCGGAGATCGAGATGGTCGAGGTGGTCTCCACCGCGCCCTCCGGGAAGCCACCGCCGCCACGCAGCTGGGTGCCGCAGTTCGAGCAGAAACGGGCCTGTGCCGGGTTCTGGTTCCCGCACCGCGGGCACGGGCTGGTGCCAGCCATGTTCACAGCCTCCTGGCGCGGCACACCCGACTGGACGTGCCCGGCATAGGGGTCCGGGGCAAACCCTCCACCGGAGGTTGAGGGTCCTGACGCGAAACCTATGCGCGGCCCGCCCGACGAATCAACCGACGCGCCGTACGCCGCGTCGAACTGCCCGGTCGGGATGCCCGCGCCCTGGGTCACGTCGTCCCGGTACATCGGACGCTGCCCCTCCGGCGCCGGACGCATCGACGGCACCCCGGCGTCCTCCTGCCGGTAGCGCGCGGTCGGCGCCTCGACCGCCTTCTTGTTACGGCCGAAAAGCTTCGAGAAAAAACTCACGGGCGAATCCCCTTGCGTGTGACAGAACCGCCCGCGGGGCAGGGTTCAAGGCTCGGTGTGGCGGTGGGACCGGCATCGGACCGGAGACTGACGAACGGTAAGACCCAGTGTCGCCGACCCGCCGCGCAAACCCACCACCGGGGGTCGTCCGCGGCTGACGAACCGTACGGAGCGCGCCCCGTCACTTCGCCGCCGGCTTGCCGTACTGCAGCGGCTTCGGCGCGGCCAGCGCGTCCACCAGGACCTTCTGCTGCTGGACGATGGTCGCCCGGGCCTGGTGGTTCTCCAGGCTGCGCACCACACCGCCGGGGATGTTCAGCGCCGGAGTCAGGTCCTGCGGGTTGCCGACCACGGTGAAGCGGAACGGCTGCAAGACGTCCTTCCCGTCGATCCGCACGCCGCCGCCCGACGAGTTGTCGGTGAAGTAGGTACCGGCCACCACGCGCACGTCGTTGATCTGAATCGCCTCCGCCCCCGCCGCTCGGAGTTCCTGCAGGGTGTCCAGCAGCATATCCGCCTTCACCTGCCCTTGGGGATCATCGATCGTCAGCACGATCCCCGGGCCGGTCGCCTTCTCCGTCCCGGCCAGCACGCCGAGCTCGGCCGCCTTCTTCCGGGTCTGCTCCTGGGCCTCCTTGGCCTGGTTGGAGGAGTTCTCCAACTGGGCCAGGGACTGCTCCAGCTGCGTCTTCTCCGACTGGAGACGCTGCTGCTTGCCGTCCAGTTCGTCGAGGATGCGGACCAGGTCCTCCTGCCGGGCCCCGCGCAGCTCGCTGTGGTCGTTGGTCGAGCGCACCTGGATCGCCAGCGCCAGCCCCAGCGCGAACAGCAGCAGCGCCACCACCAGCTGGCCCCGCGACACCCGCGGCGGCCACAGCGCCGCCTTCAGCCGCGTCCGCCCGTCCGACGGCAGCGGCACCGGCACCGGCACCCGCGACGCGACGGCCCCCGCGGCCCCGCCGTCCGCCCCCTCCGGCCCGGCCGACGCCGCGGCCGCGGCCTCCGGCTCCGCAGCGGGCCCGGGCTCGACCACGGGCTCCCCCGCGGTCGGGGGCTGCACGGCCGGCTCCTCTTCCCGCTCCCGCGGCTCCTTCTCCTCGCTCACAGCCGCTCCCTACGCCCTGAACACGTGCCGGCGGATCGCCGCCGCGTTCGAGAAGAT
The window above is part of the Kitasatospora sp. NA04385 genome. Proteins encoded here:
- the gcvP gene encoding aminomethyl-transferring glycine dehydrogenase; amino-acid sequence: MNAQPTLSDLEQASPFEHRHIGPDSDAQQKMLAQVGYASLDELSEAAVPDAIRSLTALGLPAGRSEAQVLAELRELAGRNQVLTSMIGLGYYGTFTPPVILRNVLENPAWYTAYTPYQPEISQGRLEALLNFQTVVADLTGLDTSGSSLLDEGTAAAEAMALARRVTKNKAGVFLVDADTLPQTVAVIETRAEPTGVEVVTADLSAGIPAEVAERGVFGVLLQYPGASGAVRDIKPVIDRAHELGAVVAVAADLLALTLLRSPGELGADIACGTSQRFGVPMGFGGPHAGYLAVRAEYARNLPGRLVGVSVDADGNRAYRLALQTREQHIRREKATSNICTAQVLLAVMASMYAVYHGPDGLADIARRTHRYAAALAAGLRAGGVELAHEAFFDTVTAVVPGRADAVVAAALAGGVNVHRVDGDRVSVSCDETTTREHLAAVFAAFGVPAEIAEDADALPAGLLREDEYLTHPVFHSHRSETAMLRYLRRLSDRDYALDRGMIPLGSCTMKLNATTEMEPVTWPEFGQLHPFAPVDQAAGYLTLIRGLEQQLVEVTGYDAVSIQPNAGSQGELAGLLAVRAYHRANGDTQRDVCLIPSSAHGTNAASAAMAGMRVVVVKTLTDGDVDVEDLKAKIEQHREQLSVLMVTYPSTHGVFETEITRICALVHEAGGQVYVDGANLNALVGLAKPGKFGADVSHLNLHKTFCIPHGGGGPGVGPVAVRAHLAPYLPNHPLQAEAGPATGVGPISAAPWGSAAILPISWSYVRLMGGEGLKRATQVAVLNANYIAKRLAPHYPVLYTGPGGLVAHECIIDLRPLSKETGVSVDDIAKRLIDYGFHAPTMSFPVAGTLMIEPTESEDLHEIDRFCEAMIAIRGEIEKVGAGEWAADDNPLRNAPHTASMLAGEWAHPYTREEAVFPAGVNPADKYWPAVRRIDGAYGDRNLVCSCPPLEEYDA
- a CDS encoding PRC and DUF2382 domain-containing protein, which translates into the protein MQTDIDPRDLIGHKAVDRNGDKIGTVDEVYLDDATGEPEWAAVRTGIFGRDAFVPLTTSEFSGDELRVPYDKSLIKESPDFGVGQHLSPAQELQLYRYYGLDTGGDTGSGPTAKTAAAGTAGTAGAAEAGAKEHPRQEPPADRDFGTVASSPYPAPAPTPAPAPTAEAAAAAPAAFTAAKSGPASPQQHAQAQPQAQTQAQSQGQGQGQDQQSQGRQAPGQAAPTAPVEITCREERIDISTEWHEVGTTRLRKYVTTEQVERRVPVVRERVRVERIPVSDAERAALSEQEIAEAVEEVTLREERPVVRKYLAPIERVRLVVERYTEEEVVREELRREQVEVHDATTGSGGGDGEARQQRQPWNAQPQSPTAAKPQSGANGGPEHARPEPLRS
- a CDS encoding MFS transporter, with the protein product MREAPQPTPTAAQPTSARVLPALILAMLAFSVVQTAVVPILPGLARELNVSGSNITWLMTANLLSAAVLTPLLGRFGDLRGRKPMLLVSLAGLVLGSGLAVATHSFTWLVVARVLQGAGGGVLPLAISIVRDELPRHKVTGGVAAISASMGVGSGLGLVATGLLLEHWSYKSIFWMGLVFGLIAVALVVLRVPADPVTEKEGGADPLGALTLAGWLSALLIAVSQGNHWGWTSTRTLGLFAVAAVVALLWLLVESKVAHPLVDLSMMARPAVAFTNLSGLLIGFGMYGSFMVISNFAQTPEKLTHYGFTATVLHAGIMLLPSAIGSMVAAPLGALLIARRGPRLPLVLGGFLGAVSMAYLALRHGAEFDLYFSSAVFGLGVGLAYAAMPAYINGAVPAEQSGIANGMNAVLRTVGGAVGTAVMSAILTGDTLKLPVPVQLPTENAYQNAFWVAGAMCLVAAAVPFAIRTAKSAATPAEQTAPALTKTDA
- a CDS encoding DNA polymerase IV; its protein translation is MRTVPSIIHLDMDAFFAAVEQASKPSLRGKPVIVGGLGGRGVVSTASYEARKFGVHSAMPMAQARRLCPNAAFLTGRFDAYRANSEIVMALLRERSPLVEPLSLDEAFVDLAAGPYGPALAAAATPAAGAQLVLALAEDLRADIVQHTGLTASVGAAGSKLMAKIASERAKPDGLVLIEPGSERSVLAPMPVRALPGIGPATEQALRRAGLTTVADLAEAGFEELVGLLGKAHGAGVFQMAIGWDERPVVPDRDAKSVSVEDTFEVDLADRDRILREIEQLAARCVRRLRAAGRSGRTVVLKVRRFDFSTLTRSETLRGPTDDEEVVAATARRLAMQVDVTGGVRLLGVGVAQLADYTQEDLFAQLEREERESGTAAVAEELVAEEVESDPAVRRWWPGQDVTHREFGPGWVQGSGVGRVTVRFETPYSAVGRVRTFAVGDGELEPSGALPLRPPAG
- a CDS encoding vancomycin high temperature exclusion protein; its protein translation is MSTILRCAGLRARSVWRAVRPVDRRRQRRWFQAVVLCSALGLAPITWLYLAESAEVGTVASAPEAPVAVVFGAGLVDGEPSPYLAHRLDAALELYRAHKVRVILVTGDNGTVQYDETDAMRAYLIARGVPSVRVVGDYAGFDTWDSCSRAHRLFGVDRAVLVSQTFHVRRALALCEAAGIDAYAVGVDELHDTTWKYGGVREIGGAVKAAANVLLRPDPTLLGPREDGVARGLADAAAQEGAGG
- a CDS encoding MerR family transcriptional regulator — its product is MSGTGDETRSGALCAVHVPRAGRALIGRPWRPEPEAEELPRLGRFPAVQPGQPAIERLAPTSALVGYRGPTACAAAGITYRQLDYWARTGLLEPSVRSAYPAGAQRLYSFRDILLLKIVKRLLDAGVSLQNIRVAVTHLQSADQEGLTGLTLMCDGATVYECTSPQQVVDLLNGGQGVFGIAVGAVWQELETALGRLHGERTDTGETLVGHDPGDELAQRRNRAV
- a CDS encoding bifunctional nuclease family protein translates to MNELDVVGVRVEMPSNQPIVLLREVGGDRYLPIWIGPGEATAIAFAQQGMTPVRPLTHDLFKDVLGALGQQLTEVRINDLRDGVFYADLVFAGGVEVSARPSDAIALALRTGTPIYGSEEVLAEAGISIPDEQEDEVEKFREFLDQVSPEDFGGGQQ
- a CDS encoding MerR family transcriptional regulator yields the protein MPASRRTGEARRRGDELLSIGAVLAFLRDDFPEVTISKIRFLEAEGLVEPQRTPSGYRKFSAADVERLAYVLRMQRDHYLPLRVIREHLDAIERGEQPPALPGAESRPGPLEEADRELAAAAAAPGGVRLGRAELIAAAEAQERELVEWESYGLVQPGPDGGYDGEALQIARLVAELGRFGLEPRHLRAMKAAAEREVALVEQVVAPLRRHRNPQTRAHAEATARELATLSVRLHAAMVQAGLRARS
- a CDS encoding FHA domain-containing protein, encoding MSFFSKLFGRNKKAVEAPTARYRQEDAGVPSMRPAPEGQRPMYRDDVTQGAGIPTGQFDAAYGASVDSSGGPRIGFASGPSTSGGGFAPDPYAGHVQSGVPRQEAVNMAGTSPCPRCGNQNPAQARFCSNCGTQLRGGGGFPEGAVETTSTISISGIESYDPTATSTGATPALSAEVMAAIDALPPGSALLIVQRGPNSGSRFLLDSDVTTAGRHPQGDIFLDDVTVSRRHVEFRRQHDGGFSVADVGSLNGTYVNRERIDEVLLGNGDEVQIGKYRLVFFASHHRGY
- a CDS encoding DUF881 domain-containing protein, with translation MSEEKEPREREEEPAVQPPTAGEPVVEPGPAAEPEAAAAASAGPEGADGGAAGAVASRVPVPVPLPSDGRTRLKAALWPPRVSRGQLVVALLLFALGLALAIQVRSTNDHSELRGARQEDLVRILDELDGKQQRLQSEKTQLEQSLAQLENSSNQAKEAQEQTRKKAAELGVLAGTEKATGPGIVLTIDDPQGQVKADMLLDTLQELRAAGAEAIQINDVRVVAGTYFTDNSSGGGVRIDGKDVLQPFRFTVVGNPQDLTPALNIPGGVVRSLENHQARATIVQQQKVLVDALAAPKPLQYGKPAAK